The following nucleotide sequence is from Phocoena sinus isolate mPhoSin1 chromosome 14, mPhoSin1.pri, whole genome shotgun sequence.
TTATTCTTGGTCCTAAGTGAGCGACCGTCACCTGGGCGTTTGGACTCATCGCCCTGGGGACTCATGTTCCTCGCTGAGGTTGCCTCAGGCACGTCACGGGAGCCCTGCTTCTGTTCGGCGGGCCTGGAGGTCCACTCTGGAGGCCGCGGCCTTATACAGCGCTCGTGGGAAAGCTTCCCCGGAGGCCTGTGTGTGGCTCAGACAGAGACATCACTGTTCCAAAGACAAAAGCGGCTGCTGGCTCCttgggttgttttgtttgctCGTTCGCTGTGTTTTGGGGAGTTGGCCAGTTGCACACTGGCTCCCAGCATTTCATGAGGACTGCTATCACCTTGGGCTCTATGAGTCTGCACACAAGCCCTCTTGTATAGAGTGGCCCGAAGCCTGTGCAGGTCGGCACGGTTTGAGCTGTACAGTGGCCGGGCAGCAGGAGTCTCTCTAAGGGCGCATCCGGGCTTGACCCTGGACTGTCCACTGGGCCCGGGGCCTCAGGGCCCACCCCGTAGCTTCTGGGTCCTGGCCGGCTCTCACTCCCTGTAATGTCAGGTCATGTACGGAGGACGGGCCATTGACAGCTTTGACCGGCGCATCCTGACCATCTACATGGATGAATACCTGGGGGACTTCCTTTTCGATACTTTCCAGCCGTTCCACTTTTTCCGGAACAAGGAAGTGGACTACAAAATCCCCACGGGGGATGTCAAGGAAAAATTTGTTGGTGAGATTTCTCAGCCATCAGAAAGTATGTACATGTTTTATTCTAAGGGAGCCCGTACATTTCAGCTCTTCTGGTTTCTGTGGTTGGCTTGATGCTTCTTCTGACCCCTTCCCTGGTGGGACTCTTTGACGGCTCGGGGGTGTTTTCTTATGCCTTTTAGCGGGGCCCAGTGGGCTCTTCCTAGCCTCAGAGCTGACGGAGTTAGTTCAGACTTCCTGTCCTGGAATGATGGTAAATATATCAGAGTCTCCCTGGAAGGGCAGAGTGGCCCCTGGGGAAGTCACTGAGCCATTTTCATAAAAGATACACGTAGAGaaagttccctggtggcccagtggttaggactctgcactctcactgctgtgggcctgggtttgatctctggttggggaattgagatcccgcaagccgcgaggcatggcaaaaaaaaaaaaaaaaaaagatgcacacaGGACTGTATTGGGCATGGTGGTGTAGAATTCCCATTTTAAAAGCACGCCACCCTCTCAGAGGTGGAATGTAGTCTAACGTGTGTGGGGACGTCGAGGCTGTGGGCCCTCGGGAATCGGAGGTGGCATGGCAGTGTAACCGCTGTTCTCTCCCATTACAGAGGCCATTGAGGCCCTCCCTCTGGCCAACACGCCTGAAGTGTTTGGGCTGCACCTCAACGCTGAGACTGGGTATTACACTCAGGCAGCTCGAGACATGTGGTCTCAGCTGCTGGAGCTGCAGCCTCAGACGGGTAAAGTCCCCTGCAGAGGACTGTGCCCATCGGACTGGGGACAAAGGGCATTGGTGCAAAGTGCTGCTTCGGGTTCTGATAGCTTCCGTACTGTTGGTGCCCTTCTGAGAGCCAGGGGGCACCCCAGTCCTGCGCTCAGATGCCTTGCTCTCTCTGAAACGTGTCCTGATTTCAGGGGAATGCAGCACCGCCATCAGCCGAGATGATTACACTGGCCATGTGGCCAAGGACATAGCAAACAAGATGCCCAAAGTCTTTGACTTGGACCTGGTCAGGAAGCAGCTGGGGATGGCCGCCTCCCCTACCTCAGTGGTGCTCCTGCAGGAGCTGCAGCGCTTCAACAAGCTTGTCATACGGATGTCCACGTCCCTGGCTGAACTTCAGAGGGTAAGCCTGTTCCTCAAGTGCAAATTCCTGCCTCGGTGGAGTGCTGGGTTTTCCGCTAGTCTTGCCTGACTGCTCTTGATTCTATAAACAGGCCTTGGCTGGAGAAGTTGGGATGAGCAGTGAATTAGATGATGTAGCCAGGTCCCTCTTTCTTGGGCAAATCCCTAATATCTGGAGAAAGCTTGCCCCTGACACCTTAAAGTCCCTCGGAAACTGGATGCCCTACTTCCTGCGGAGGTTCAGCCAGTACACGACGTGGGTGAGTGAGAGGCAGCGGTCTGCTTGCTGGTTCAAGGCTTGGCCTGGACCCCCTCAAACCACTTCCCgactccttctcccctccccagcggTACCTCTGTCAGGAGCTGACTGGGTGCTCTGGAAATGGTCTCGGACTCTGCAAGcgtatctgttttttttttccttttctccctccccccctcccttccttcctcccttcctcgggggcttccctggtggcgcagtggttaagaatccgcctgccaatgcggggggcacgggttcaagccctggtccgggaagatcccacatgccgcggagcagctaagtccgtgcgccacaactactgagtctgctctctagagccctcgagccacaactactgagcccgcgtgccgcaacaaccgaagcctgcacgcctagagcccgcgctccccaacaaagagaagccaccgcaaggaagagtagcccctgctcgccgcagatagagaaagctcacgcacagcaacgaagacccaacccagccaaaaataaatacatatattaaaaaaagaaagactttgaAGCATACTATGGCCAACTTGATTTATCCATCTAAGCGTCTGTCTTGGCAATTGTTCCATCTAAGTACCTCTAGACGTCATTCCTTCTAGGCTGCTCCGTCTCACAGATATCCTGTATCCTTTCCCCTGATGGATATTTAGGCGGTTACcattggtttttttgttctcttttttggattttttgttttgctagTACGAACACCACTCTGGGGCACATGCCTTTGGAGACTCATGTGAGTATGTTCCACGGGTGCAGTGGAAGAGCTGGATCCGAGTGTGTGCGTTTTAAATTCTGACAGCTCTTGTCAGATGGTTTTCTAGAGAACTTGAAACCACAGCGTACGAGAATGATTATTTCCTCACCTCTCTGCAACGTGGTGTGTGCTTAGTACTTTGGATCTTTTTCTCCCTCATAGGCAAAAAGTAATATCAGCTATGTTGGTtgtgtatttctttaattatggTGAGGCTGAGTGTATCTGACACGTTTATagacattttgtgtttttctatgAACTGTCTTTGtatcttgatttcatttttatcaagttctccacctttttttaaaaaattatttatttatttatttttggctgtgttgggtcttcgttgcggtgctcaggcttctccggtggcttctcttgtcgcagagcatgggctctaggcgcgcgggcttcagtagttgtggcttagttgctccgcggcatgtgggatctttctgtgggatcaaacccgtgtctcctgcgttggcaggcagattcttaaccactgcgccaccagggaagcccctcaagttcTCCACCTTCTAAAATTGgtttttaagagctctttgtacATCAAGGGAATTAAGTCTTTTGTCTGCTGGTGTTACAGATATTTCCCCAGCTTGCCTTAAGCTTTTTGATTCTGTGGTATTTTTTCCATAGGAAAGTTTTAcgttttaatgtagtcaaatagatcagtcttttcttttatggcttctggGTTTTGTATTCCCCACTCCAAGATTCTGAAAACATTCACTGGAGATTTGATTTGTAGttttgtggtttatttatttagtttagttttgtttttatttttttggcctcgctgtgtggcatgcgggatccttgttccccgaccagggatcgaacccacgccccctgcagtggaagcgctgagtctgCATATGgtgtattttctatatttaaatctTGGCTGCACCTGGAGTTTGGTGATCCAGCTTGTTTTTCCCAGTGGGCTGccagttgtcccaacaccatCTTCCTGCCCCTAACGTGAACTACATCTTTTGTCAGCTTTGACCCTGGCATTGGATGGCAGCCCCAGGCTCTCAccagctgccttctctctccaGGTCACCGAGAGTGAGCCCAATGTGATGTGGCTCTCGGGGCTGCACATCCCAGAATCCTACCTCACGGCCCTGGTGCAGGCCACCTGCCGGAGGAACGGCTGGCCGCTGGACCGCTCCACCTTGTTCACGCAAGTGACCAAGTTCCAAGATGCAGACGAAGTGAATGAGCGGGCGGGACAAGGTACGGCCAGCTCCCTGCGGATTCACAGCCTCTCATGTAGGGTCTCCCTCCCCAAGCTACCCTCAAAAGGGCTGAGCACAGTGTGGGCCCGGAAAGTCAGACTGCTGCAAATACTGGCCATGTTTGTGTGCTGTCCACGTGGGGCTTGACGTCTCTGAGGGTGAGTCCAGatgtttcttttccagtttttccattgAGACGTGGGCTGATGTCAGGGGAGAGCTGAGCCACACTCGCCCAGCTTGTCTGTGGGAAATGGGCTACTAGGTTAGAAAGAACTGGATCGCCAGGTGGCTTCCCTGGAACCCATGAGGGCCCGGGGGCATGGTAGCCAGAGAGCAGGATGGGCCAGGTGGGAACCGTTCAATTGTGCTATAACGTCAAGTCCCTTAGACACTGGTTACTGACTGTGTGAACTACGGCTGGAAACTGTGGTTTCCCGGGGGGGTCGCGTCTTAGAGGACATCTCGCTGCAAGCACAAAAGCCCTCTTCAGCTAGCTTAGGGAGAGGGGGTTTACGGTGAACATTGTGGAGCGCTCAGGCCTCTTTGTAGAAGGCCAGCGAGGTCTCAGAGGGACCGGCGGTCTTGGGGTGGCCATGGTGCCAGCTGACTCTGGGGCCCGAGGCCAGTTAAGTCTGTGGGCCATGATGCCACATTGCTGGGGAGAGGCGACCACCCCTCTTCCGTGGCGCTGTGGCCATATGGAGGGTCACGGGGTCTCCAGGGTGTCCCATCTGGGCTCTACAAAAGGAAAGTGGGCGGGGTAGAAATGGTGGCCACCCCTTTTGGGAAGAGGCAGGGGCTGTGTATGGGGAAGGAGAATCAGTTAGTTACCCTTTTGTTTGTCCATATGCGCATCTGCTAGAGCTGCCGCATCGGCAGAGTGACACTTGCCTCCGCCTAAGTGCGGCTCTCTTCCTGGTGCCTCTAGGATGCTTTGTCTCAGGACTCTATCTAGAAGGCGCTGACTGGGATGTAGAAGAAGGATGTCTTATCAAGAGCACATCCAAGGTGCTGGCCGTCGACCTGCCGGTCGTGAAGATCATCCCCACTGAAGCCCATCGCCTCAAACTGCAGGTGAGAGGCCGACGCCTGCCCCGTTTCCCCTCTTCTCCTCTGACTGGAGTTAGACGCCAGGTGGTTTCCAAGAGCCTTGCCTTTTAGCACAGGGGCTCTTAACCTTTCAGGGCTGGGGGAAGCCTTTGAGCCACGTCCCGGGGGAACAATgcatgcgtgcgtgtgcgtgtgtgcagaACCTTCCGGGGGCGGCACGGGTTCAAGGTTGGAGGCCGTGGCCCAGACCAGCTTGAGGAGCGACTCCTCCCTTCTGGTGAAATTCTGCGCTCATTGCGTGGATCGGAAGGTAGCTACATCCGGTGTGGACGGCTGGCGCCCCTGCAGGACGGCCTGCTCTGCTGGCCGACCCCGCTTCTCATGGGTGTCAGCAGAGCCCGGCACCTCGCGGGGCCCCTCCGCACCCGTAGCGCTTAGACGAGCCTTCGCCCTCCCCGGGACCCGCGCTCCCCTCTGCCCGCGCCGGCACCTCACGCCCCTTTCCTGTGCAGAACACTTTCCGGACGCCCGTCTACACCACCTCCATGAGAAGGAACGCCATGGGGGTCGGCTTGGTTTTTGAAGCCGATCTCTTCACCACGAAGCACATTTCTCACTGGGTCCTGCAAGGGGTGTGCCTCACCCTGAATTCTGATTAACCCTCTGGGCGAAGAAAACGGCACGAGATTCTAAGTCTGTGGCCGGCAACGGATGTGCTGGGAATTCGTGATGACGCACCATCTGCTGTCACTTCTTGGGGCCTCTCGAGGCAGGAGGGGGGttgacactgatttttttctttcatttgaaatcagccatttgtatgtctttccATATAAGTTAACctgaatggttttattttttttttaactttaaaaaaaaaggattctgtgGTATTCAAAAAGTAAATTCAACAAGAGCATTTTAAGACGTGTCgaatttgcttttccttctcgGGGGAACCACTTAAGCAAAACTGCCTGCGTGTCGATGGCACAAGTGAGAATTCTAACGCGAATTGTCAAAGGTGGTTTTTCGATGGTCCAGGTCTCTCAGCAGACGCCTCTCTGGAGCGAGGGCCGCGTGCTGGGGCGCGGAGGCAGCAGGGCCCCCGTCCCTGGGCTGACGAGGCCGGACTCACCCACACCCTTCCAGAACTCTCCCGCCCGGCTCCCCGGGCGCTGGCCTGGCAGCCTGTGGGGGAGGGTGCTGAGCCCGGTGTTTTGATTCCTGCGTGAGGCTGTGAGGGGTTGGGTGCGGACGAAGAACCCGAAGGACCGGCGGCTACCGGGCGTCTCTTCGTCCTGCGCACCTGGGGCTACTCCGGCCAGGCCCGGCCGGGGGCGAGGAGCGGCTTTACCCTGCGAGGGAGGAAcggggctgggctgagctgagcgCTAGCGGGACACGAGGGCGAGGCCAGTCACGGGGACAACTGGCTTTTGCTAGAACTGCCGAGGCGCAGAACGTTCTAAGGGATGGCTCAGGGCAGTGAGACACAGCAGGGGACTCGTCTTTCCGGAAGTGAACCCCACCACCCCTGGGTGAGCCCACTGTCTGGGCAGCAGTTACGGGGGCAAGGGGCAGAAGCGGGCGCTATTTCtttccctcccactgtccccccccccccccgccaggccCACCCTCGGGTGGTTTAATAAAAGACACGGAACAGAAAGAAGGCAggtttagaaaataaagtttgttGGGATCTTGAACATTTTggataaaactaacaaaaaaacaacacacattcaGGTCGTGGTGATATGAGGAGTGACGTCATCTTATTTAGTTCCCGTGACTTAACATACATCTGCTCGGTTATCCGTGCCGCCCCCGGGGGAGGGTGTGTCGGGAGGTTACGGGGGTCTCCTGGAGGGAGCAGGGCTGCTCCGGACAGGCCGCCCTGGAAACGGGAGGGATGAGGTCAAGGTCGTTACGTGTTGCTCCGACTTTATAATTAGGCGTGTGACTATCTGATGTCGTTAACGTCGAGCAGCGGCGCAGCCTGCGGCCCGTGCTTTGTCCGCGAGCGCGCTCAGATTCCGCGGAGCCGGGCTGGAAGCAAGCGAGTCGGCACACAGGTGTTTGGCCGCGGCGATTAGTAAGTACGGATTCCGTAGCAGGGACACGAGCGTGTGTCGGTGTCGGTCAGAGGGCAGGGGGAGCAGGAGAATAACCTGTTGACAGGCGTGAAAACAATTCGGCATGCATgggaattgaaaaagaaaagaaacagaggaggTGCGGCTGAGTTTTCCCTAGGAGTGATCACAGTGCCTCGAGAGCGCGGGGAAGGGTCGCGGGGGGCCTTCACACAGTTCTGTCCGTCCCTGAGTGCTTCCTCGCCACCTTGCCGCCTCCGTTCACCTGGTCCACCGCCAGCGTCTCCACCTCGGGCGGGGCCTGCGCCGGGGTCGCGTGGTGGATGCGGTGCGCCACGCCCACGTGCGCCCTGTGCGGCTTCTCGCGGGCGGGGCTGGGCTGCTCGCCGGCGCTGCGGTCCGAGGCGATGGGGGGGATGACGAGGGGCCGCTCCTTGACGAGGTGGACCTCGGCCGACTCCCTGGCCAGCAGGAACGGGGTGGGGTCGGGCATGGCGTCCACCGGCTCCCGCAGAAGCAGTTTCCGGCTCTCGGCCCCGAATCTGTAGACCTCCTCGAACTCCGGGTGCAGCGGGGCCGAGAGGCTCTTCTTCATGCGGCGCCGGGGCGTCTCGGGCAGCCTGTCCTTGGGCGGGGCCGGCTTGTAGCTGGCCAGCGCGGGGCTGCCGGCCGGGCTGCCGTCCGAGGTGCCGCCGGAGCTCAGGAGCTTCCTCTTGGTGGCGTGCAGCTGCGACGTCAGGTAGGCGATGGTGCCGGCGCGCTGCTCCAGCTCGCTGCTCAGCGCGCCCAGCTTGTGGCTCTTCACCTTCAGCTCCTCCAGGTACCGCCTCTCGCGCTCCTTGATGCTGTTCTCCAGCACGACGACCATCGCGCTCTTCTGCTCCAGCTCGGTCAGCAGCTCGTTGTTCTCGTCCTCCTTCAGCTTCAGCTGAGCCTCCAGGTCTTCACATCTTTTCTTGAGTTCGCTGCTTCTAGAAGATCCGTCTCCTGGAAGGCCAAGCCGAGGGAGCGGAGTGAGAACCCGAGGGCAGggcagccaggccctggggggcagggagacctTCTGTGTGCGGGGATCGGGGGTCTAGGccggcctcccctccccacgGTGGCGGTTCCCCTGGCCAAGATGGGTGCGGTGCCCACAGGCCACACGGAGGGTAGGACCCCCATCGCTCGTGCCACCTCCGTGTCCTCTCCCCCCAGGAAAGGGTAGGAGATCAGGCGGTCTTTGAGGCCCCATCCAGCTCTCCAGCTTATTGCGTAAAAGGATGTCTCCAAATTTCAAAAATGCCGACGTTAAAATGGGCAATTTCAGAGTATTAGACCTCTCCAAAGGCTGAGGATTAAACTGTTAGCAGAGCCATCTGTCTGCGCCATTCCAAGCACGGTTTGGAAAGGCAAATGTAGACTTCCTTTATGTCTAGAGCACCAAAGCTCTGAAATTGCAGAGGAGACTGGATGCCAGGCTGCCACCTTTCCCCCGACACGGGTCCCCTCTCTGCATCTCTCAGAGCATGGCATCCCTGGGCCTGAGCTCAGGCCCCACCTTGGTCCTTGGCCTGCCCCTAACACCACATAGGCCGCCCTCCGGCAAGACTCTCCCTGGCTGTGCTCGCGCTGGTGCAGGGCGGCTGAACGGGGCGGGTGGTCCGTGAAGGTAGGAGGCCCTGGTAGTGAGGCCGGAACCAGTGTTTGTGGGTGCCTCTCAGATGAGGATGCGGGCCGAACGGCTCCTCCGAGGGCCGCGTCTGCGTGTGCTTCCACCCCTGGGCGGGGCACCAGGCCCACCTGAGAGGCTTGCGCTCTGCCCCCCACAGGAGATGCCCCATGCCAGCTGTTACCATGAGCCCCTGATGAGGGGCCGGGTTGGTGGGCGGGTGGCCTTGGGACTCAGGGCTGAGAACCACGCCTGGAGAGGCTATAGGGCAAGAATGGTGTTTCTACAGATTAGCATGGGCTCAGAGGGGACAGGAAGTAAGGACAGGCTGATTTCGGTGACATGGATGGCAGGGGTGCGGGCTGGAGTCCCCGACTGGAGGTGGCCATCCTGCTCTCCTGAACCCCGTCCCCAGGCCCCTCATCCACCACACACAGGAAAAGGGGGTCCTGGCTCCCGGAAGGCACACTTAGGAGACGTGGCACGGGTAGCGCAGATGGAAAGTCAGTGCTGGATGGTGCTCTCGGGCTCAGGGGAACAGTCACGAGGACCTAGACACGCTCGTGAATAGTTACTGCTCGTGTGAGGCCTGTTTAGAAAAAGTCATCTCGACTCAAGTGTGGTTTCTACACTTTTAAAAGCCTCACCCTGTTCTGGGGAGCAGCTATTGGGACAGGCCACAGAGGCCCCGGCTTCTGTCTCCTCTGCTCCAGCTGCCATCAGGCTGATAGTTTTGGGGGTCCCTGAGGATTCTGGTTTTGGGGGAGCATTTCTGGGACTAGAGTCTAGAGAAAGACCTTCAGCGCTGCTCTGGGGGCCACCCAGAAATGTGACCCCTCGCCCAACCAGTCTGTAGAGAGCACACACtttgtgccaggtcctgtgctaagCTCCACGGACACAGAGGAGGTGGGACCCCGCTccatctcctctttccttccgGTTTAAATCACATCTATTTCTTGATTACAGAAGGGACACATACTCACtgtaaaaaaatcagaaaacccaGAAGAACACAGAACAGGCATTCCAAGTACGTGTGTCgatcagaaggaaataaaagcactcacccctcccaccccaccgaCACACCGAGGGGTCCAAACTGCCCTCCCACCTTTCCTCAGAGAGCCCTGGTCACACGTGCAACTCTTCACAGCAAGTGTGTTTTCTTCTACGTGTGTAATTAGTGAAAACAGGTGGACCAACGTGTGCCTCAACAGGAAACAACAGGAAGCATCAGCTTTTGGGAAGGGAGTTCTTACCTGTCTGATCCGAACTTTTAAGTGTCAGCTCATACGTTAAATCTAAAAAGGAGATcatatatgttaattttgtatgaTTACGGTATATTTCGAGACCTTCATCAACTCTGAAAACGCACGATCAGCCTGCGAGTCCTGCCCGAACAGCATCGGAGGCAAGAGTGAGAAGAGCAACTGTCAGCGGCCGCTGTCCTTACTCGGGTTCGGGGGGGCCCTTCTTTTCCCCGTTACACACTCCAGCACCCACAATTAGCAGGCAGCTTGCTCTGTGTAGCACACTTTGGTCACTGGTTCCAAGACGCACGGTAACTTCTAACCATTGCACCTGGATCCTTCAGGTCCTCAGTAAGCTGAGAACTGGCTTCACAGCTTTACGCTTGTGCGTGTGGCCTTGGCAAAGAGGACGAGGTGACGCATTCAAATGGACCCCAGAGATGACAGGGTtaaccagagagagagaagaaggcgGCCCCCTCCTCACTCACCCCGCACAGCTTTTGAGCCAGCCAGTGCGAGGTGACCTCGATGACAGGTCCTGCTTTGCTCTACAGCCCTGGCAGGCCTGGGACTGCCCCCCGCCCTGGTCCCCGGAGCTCGCTGGGGCCCCCGTACCTGTGCAGTGTTGCTGCAGCCGCCTGATCTCCGCGTGCAGCCCCTTGAGCGTGCTGGCGTGCTCCCGCTGAAGGAACAAGAGGTTCTTCTGCGCGCTGTGCAACTGGTTCTCCAGGTTTGCGGTCGCCATGCTGGCATCCAGATGACCTGCGGGGGACACAGGGCCTGGTGGCTGTCCCCGACAACGAGGGTCTCGGGGTGGCGGGCTGGAAGAGGACGCCGCCTGCCCTCCCTGGCCCTGCGGGCTGGAGGGCAGTGTGAGGCCCCGCTCCGGATGCAGACGGCTCCCTGATTCCAAATCCTAGGCTCTCCATGGGCTACCCGACTTCAACAGACTGAGAGCAAAACCTCCCTTGACAgacttccctgaggaggtgaagCACTGCTGCCCCCGCTCAGGAGAAGCGGGCGCGGGGAACTGGAACCTAGAGCTGGCGGGCCAGGAGGAGGACGACGAGCGTGGCGTTTCGGAGGGAAGCCCCGGGACCTCACAGAGTTGAGAGCCCCCCAAGTCCTTCTTTCCTCGGGAATCTCCTGAGAACCATCTCACGGGGCCACGTGGTGGCTGCAGGCGTCTGGAGGCCGGACCCAGACCCTGCCGtccgccaccccccgcccccgccgcctgCTTCCATCCTCCATCACCAGCCACTCGCTCAGGGCCTTCGCTGTAACTCGAGAAATGTGGCGAAGTCAGTTGGCCGTTCTGTAAAAGCTAGCCCAGTCATTCAAGACGCCTTGCACGGCACTGAAACGGGCTGAGGATGAAATGTGGATTATCTGCCTATAAATTATTCCTGTGAGTACGGAGCCTCGGGTGCCTTTTTCCTAATCTGCTGGGCCAACGAGCGCCCCCAAAGGAAATACCACCCCTCAGAGGGCTTCCGGTGAGCGGGCGTGTGGCAGGGTGGCACGAGGGTCCGCTCTGGAGGTGGCAACACGCCGGGCGACACCAAGCACTGTCTGTTACCTGTAAGCCCCGCAGCTTACAGATAATTTACACCCCAGGCCTGGAGCTAAGAACGGTGCGTACCTGGAACCCAGGACACGTGTTTTCATTCACACgaggaggctggaggaggaaaggaaagtgaGGGAGTGCAGAGAAGGACAGAGAATGTGCCCGACAAAGCCTGGGCGAAGGGTGCACACGGACACGTCCTGGAAGGGACACGCCTGTCAGGGGAGAAGCTGGCGAGAGACAGCTGTGACGAAGAAGAAACAGCGCAGTTTTGGGTGGGAGTGTTCACTGCACCTATTACCGGAGGCGATCTGGCAAAGTGTATCTGGAGCCTTAGAATTTATCTTCCGTCTGACTTAGCggttccacttctaggaatccaCCAGGGGGAAATGGTGGCCTCTGTGTGAGAAGGTGTAGCTATAGGAGGACGGTCACTACAGTGCAGTTCACAGTCAGAAAAGACCGGAGACAACTCAAAATCCAGCAAGAGGGAGCTGGTTGAGTAAACACAGGATCGTTTCTATGCAAGGAAGATCAGATTTCCCCAGGCCTTGAGCTCTACCTAAAAGCTGGCTGCAGGCCATGCCAGAGCTGAGTTTCCATCCACCAGAGCCTTCCTCAGGGGAGCTGAGAGCAGCCTTTCCACAGGAGCGAGGAAGGTTTCCTCCCCGGAATTGTCTCCATGCTGTAGCCACAAGTTCCTTGTATGGGGCTGCCGGGCCAGACACTAATTCTAACTGGAGCCCCACGGTGCCTGAGATCCCGACCCTGTGTGGTCAGCACGTGGCCTTGGGAGGAGGACGCTGACCTAACAAAGGAGCCAGCCCGGAACAAGGCAAGTCCGGGGCGTGATCCGTGAAGGGCTACAGAGTGTCCGAAAGCTGGACAGCCTCGACATCGAACGG
It contains:
- the CCDC92 gene encoding coiled-coil domain-containing protein 92; its protein translation is MATANLENQLHSAQKNLLFLQREHASTLKGLHAEIRRLQQHCTDLTYELTLKSSDQTGDGSSRSSELKKRCEDLEAQLKLKEDENNELLTELEQKSAMVVVLENSIKERERRYLEELKVKSHKLGALSSELEQRAGTIAYLTSQLHATKRKLLSSGGTSDGSPAGSPALASYKPAPPKDRLPETPRRRMKKSLSAPLHPEFEEVYRFGAESRKLLLREPVDAMPDPTPFLLARESAEVHLVKERPLVIPPIASDRSAGEQPSPAREKPHRAHVGVAHRIHHATPAQAPPEVETLAVDQVNGGGKVARKHSGTDRTV